The following are encoded together in the Pectobacterium punjabense genome:
- the sbcB gene encoding exodeoxyribonuclease I, which translates to MADKTQPTFFIHDYETFGKHPARDRPAQFAGVRTDMDFNIIGEPLVIYCRPADDYLPEPEAVMITGITPQAALAKGVNEAEFARQIHDAFSVPGTCIMGYNNIRFDDEVSRNIFYRNFYDPYAYSWQNGNSRWDLLDALRACYALRPEGIVWPENDDGLPSFRLEHLTKANGIAHEQAHDAMSDVYATIAMAKLFKQAQPKLFEYLFLLRNKNKISALIDIPQMKPLVHVSGMFGAARSNTSWVVPLAWHPDNRNAVIMCDLAGDMTPLLELDSETLRERLYTRRDALEADQSAVPLKLVHINKCPVLAPANTLRPEDAERLGIDRQRCLDNLALLRNDASVREKVVELFAEAPAFVASDDVDLRLYDGFFGDADRMAMKIIQETAPQNLPALDLTFADNRLEPLFFRYRARNFPGTLDDREQQRWLQHRRAVFTPERLQSYLSELSDLYQLHEDDKEKMAQLKALYAYAQELVG; encoded by the coding sequence ATGGCCGATAAAACACAACCCACTTTTTTCATCCACGACTACGAGACATTTGGCAAACATCCCGCGCGCGATCGCCCGGCGCAGTTTGCAGGTGTCCGAACCGATATGGATTTCAATATTATCGGCGAGCCGTTGGTTATTTATTGCCGTCCGGCCGATGATTACCTGCCGGAACCGGAAGCGGTAATGATTACGGGCATTACCCCGCAGGCCGCGCTGGCCAAAGGCGTGAATGAAGCGGAGTTCGCCCGTCAAATCCACGACGCGTTCAGCGTACCCGGCACCTGTATTATGGGCTATAACAACATTCGCTTTGATGATGAAGTCAGCCGCAATATTTTCTATCGTAACTTCTACGATCCTTACGCTTACAGCTGGCAAAACGGCAATTCTCGCTGGGATTTACTGGATGCGTTACGCGCCTGCTATGCCTTGCGGCCAGAAGGCATCGTCTGGCCAGAAAATGATGACGGTCTACCCAGTTTCCGTCTTGAGCACCTGACGAAAGCAAACGGCATTGCGCACGAGCAGGCGCATGATGCGATGTCCGACGTTTATGCCACCATCGCGATGGCGAAACTATTTAAGCAGGCGCAACCCAAGCTATTTGAGTATCTGTTCCTACTGCGTAATAAAAATAAAATTTCCGCGCTGATCGATATTCCGCAAATGAAACCGCTTGTTCACGTTTCCGGCATGTTTGGTGCAGCGAGAAGCAACACCAGTTGGGTTGTACCGCTCGCCTGGCACCCGGACAACCGTAATGCGGTCATCATGTGCGATCTGGCGGGGGATATGACACCGCTGTTGGAATTGGACAGCGAGACATTGCGTGAACGGTTATATACCCGTCGGGATGCGCTTGAAGCCGATCAGAGCGCGGTTCCACTCAAGCTGGTGCACATCAATAAATGTCCAGTATTAGCACCTGCCAACACTTTACGGCCCGAAGACGCGGAAAGATTGGGCATCGACCGTCAACGTTGCCTGGATAATCTGGCGCTGCTGCGCAACGACGCGAGCGTTAGGGAAAAAGTGGTCGAGCTGTTTGCCGAAGCCCCCGCATTTGTCGCGTCTGATGATGTTGATTTACGGCTTTATGATGGCTTCTTTGGCGATGCCGACCGTATGGCGATGAAAATTATTCAGGAAACCGCGCCGCAGAATCTCCCCGCGTTGGATCTCACGTTTGCCGATAATCGGCTGGAACCGCTATTTTTCCGCTATCGTGCCCGCAATTTCCCCGGCACGCTGGATGACCGCGAACAGCAGCGCTGGCTGCAACATCGGCGTGCGGTATTTACGCCGGAACGATTGCAGTCTTACCTGTCAGAACTCAGCGATCTGTATCAGCTTCATGAAGACGATAAAGAGAAGATGGCGCAGCTCAAAGCACTGTACGCTTATGCGCAGGAATTGGTGGGATAG
- a CDS encoding siderophore ABC transporter substrate-binding protein, with the protein MRFPSMIKMTLLASALVVAGCDQSDSAPTASNTVTIEHTKGVTQVPVNPKKVIVFDTAILDTLTALNIDIAGVPQGDAKIFPDVLAQYKDSKYLNAGTLFEPNYEAISSAAPDLIIGGGRARDAYDKLNAIAPTIALDIDDHQFMTSFTQRVEQLGEIFSKQDEAKAKLDDFKQRIAQTHEKADKAGTALLVMVTGGKMSAYGPKSRFGFVFDELGFKPATEFPDSGRHGNVVTSELLLSANPDWLFVFDRDSAIGNQKEGQSAKQVLDNPLVNKTNAWQNNRVIYLDSSSIYIAGGLQSYLRLIDDVNKALDAKP; encoded by the coding sequence ATGCGGTTTCCCTCGATGATAAAAATGACGCTGCTGGCTTCCGCGTTAGTGGTCGCTGGCTGCGATCAGTCAGATTCAGCACCTACGGCAAGCAACACCGTTACAATCGAACATACAAAAGGTGTGACGCAGGTTCCAGTGAATCCGAAAAAAGTCATCGTGTTTGATACCGCCATTCTGGATACGTTGACCGCGTTGAACATTGATATTGCCGGCGTGCCACAGGGCGATGCAAAAATATTTCCCGATGTCTTAGCCCAATATAAAGATAGCAAGTACCTGAATGCAGGCACGCTGTTTGAACCTAACTATGAAGCGATTAGCAGTGCAGCACCTGATTTAATCATTGGTGGTGGCCGTGCTCGCGACGCGTATGACAAATTGAATGCGATCGCCCCGACGATTGCCTTAGATATCGACGATCATCAATTTATGACCAGCTTTACGCAGCGCGTCGAACAACTGGGTGAAATTTTTAGCAAGCAAGACGAAGCGAAAGCCAAACTGGATGACTTTAAACAGCGCATTGCTCAAACGCATGAAAAAGCCGATAAAGCAGGTACGGCGTTGTTAGTGATGGTGACAGGCGGAAAAATGTCGGCATATGGCCCGAAATCTCGTTTCGGCTTTGTGTTTGATGAATTGGGATTTAAACCGGCAACGGAATTCCCTGATTCGGGTCGCCACGGTAATGTCGTGACGTCCGAACTGCTGTTGAGCGCTAACCCAGATTGGCTGTTTGTTTTCGATCGTGACAGCGCCATTGGCAACCAGAAGGAAGGCCAGTCAGCAAAACAGGTTCTGGATAACCCATTGGTGAATAAAACCAATGCCTGGCAGAATAACCGTGTGATTTACCTTGACTCCTCTTCG
- a CDS encoding APC family permease: MSLDTHLSTSGTTSAKRAQLKRTLTLWPVVMMGLAYMQPMTIFDTFGIVSGLTDGHVATAYAFALVAILFTALSYGKLVKRFPSAGSAYTYAQKAISPHVGFMVGWSSLLDYLFMPMINILLAKIYLEAIFPGVPSWIFVAALVGLMTLFNLRGINLVANLNSIIVVVQVAIMAVFLGLVIHGVYLGEGAGTLTSTRPFWSENAHVVPMITGATILCFSFLGFDGISSLSEETQDAGRVIPKAIFLTALIGGVIFVAVAYFLQLYFPDISRFKEPDASQPEIMLYVAGKFFQSVILVFSCVTVLASGMAAHAGVSRLMYVMGRDGVFPERFFGYIHPKWRTPSLNVLLVGVIALSAVSFDLVTATALINFGALVAFTFVNLSVISQFYIRERRNRTVKDTINFLVLPVLGALTVGALWVNLEASSMTLGLVWATIGLLYLAFVTRSFRQPVPQCSEEPV; the protein is encoded by the coding sequence ATGTCGCTTGATACGCATCTGTCTACTTCTGGCACGACTTCTGCAAAACGCGCTCAGTTAAAAAGAACGCTCACGTTGTGGCCCGTGGTCATGATGGGGCTGGCCTATATGCAGCCGATGACCATTTTTGATACGTTCGGTATCGTGTCTGGCTTGACTGACGGTCATGTGGCTACTGCCTATGCGTTTGCGCTGGTCGCCATTCTGTTCACGGCGTTGAGCTACGGCAAATTGGTAAAACGTTTTCCGTCCGCCGGTTCGGCGTATACCTATGCGCAAAAAGCGATTAGCCCGCACGTTGGGTTTATGGTTGGCTGGTCGTCACTGCTGGACTATCTGTTCATGCCGATGATTAACATCCTGCTGGCGAAAATCTATCTGGAAGCGATTTTCCCCGGTGTTCCGTCATGGATTTTTGTGGCGGCGCTGGTTGGGTTAATGACGCTGTTCAACCTTCGTGGCATCAATTTGGTTGCTAATCTGAACTCCATTATCGTGGTCGTACAGGTTGCTATCATGGCGGTGTTCCTGGGGCTAGTGATCCACGGTGTGTATCTGGGTGAAGGAGCGGGTACGTTGACCAGCACGCGTCCGTTCTGGTCTGAGAACGCGCACGTCGTGCCGATGATTACCGGGGCAACCATTCTCTGTTTCTCGTTCTTGGGATTTGACGGCATCAGCTCTCTGTCGGAAGAAACGCAGGATGCTGGTCGAGTGATTCCCAAAGCCATCTTCCTGACGGCGCTGATCGGCGGCGTGATTTTTGTTGCTGTGGCCTACTTCCTGCAACTGTACTTCCCTGATATCTCGCGCTTTAAAGAGCCGGATGCGTCTCAGCCGGAAATTATGCTGTATGTGGCAGGTAAATTCTTCCAGTCCGTTATTCTGGTGTTCTCCTGCGTTACGGTTCTGGCATCCGGTATGGCCGCACACGCTGGCGTGTCGCGTCTGATGTATGTGATGGGGCGTGATGGCGTGTTTCCTGAGCGTTTCTTCGGCTATATTCATCCCAAATGGCGTACGCCATCGTTGAACGTGTTGCTGGTTGGCGTGATTGCGCTGTCTGCGGTGTCGTTCGATCTGGTAACAGCAACGGCGTTGATTAACTTTGGTGCGCTGGTGGCGTTTACGTTCGTGAACCTATCGGTTATTTCACAGTTCTATATTCGTGAACGCCGTAACCGTACCGTGAAAGATACCATTAACTTCCTCGTGTTGCCTGTACTGGGCGCGTTAACGGTAGGAGCGCTGTGGGTGAATTTGGAAGCCAGTTCGATGACGTTGGGTCTGGTGTGGGCGACGATCGGATTGCTCTATCTGGCGTTTGTGACGCGCAGCTTCCGTCAGCCAGTGCCGCAATGTAGTGAAGAGCCAGTATAA